The nucleotide window CTCACCATCCCAGTCGTTCCGGGAGACCGCATCACCCCGCGAACGAGGTGCGCACGTTGCGGTCGCCCATCACGGCGCGGAAGGCCTGCACGGAATTGGCGCTGCTCTCGATGCGCCAGTCCGCCTCCTTGCGGGTGTTGAACCAGATGGCGCCGATCACGCTGTGGTGGCGGCGCATGGCCTGGAACGCCTGCTCGATCCACCGCCCCTTGTCGTACCCGCGTGCCTCCTGCGTGGCGAACTCGCCGATGATGATGGGCTTGCCCGGAAAGCGGCGCTCCAGGTCGCCCAGCATGTTGTCGGCGTCGGCGTCGTCGAACACCTGGTCGAAGCCCTGCCACGCGCCGCCCCACACGCTGGGCCCGTTGTACCCGTGCGGCCCCAGGTAGTCGACCACGTCGTTCCCGGGATAGTAGTTGCCGTACCAGTTCCAGTGCCCCGGCCCCGTGGCCGCGTTGGTCAGCGGGTTCCCCACGTTCGGCGCGAACACCCACTTCACGTTGCGCGCGCCCTGCCGGCGGAAGATCTCCACGATGCGGCGGAAGGCGGCGCGGTACGCGGCCGGCGCGGCGGCGTCGCCGTTGGCGGCGGGCTGCCAGGCGTAGCTCCAGCGCCCGTTCATCTCCCACCCCGGCTCGATCAGCACCGTCCCCGCGCCGGCCAGCCCGCGCGCCATCGCGGCGATCTGGCGGTCCGCGCGGCCGGCGGCGATCGCGGCCAGGATCCCCCGGCCGGGGGCGCCGCTCCACTTCAGGTCCAGCGCCAGGTAGGGCGTGGAGCCCGCGCCGGAGACCTGGCGCACCAGCTGCCCCGCCCACCCGCCGCGCGAGTAGTCGCCGTCCAGCGTCTGGAAGAGCTTCACGAAGGCCGGGCGCTTGCCGGTCAGGCGCCCGAAGGCGTCGATCCCCTGCTCCACGCGGCCGGTCCGCGTGGCGGACTCGCCCAGGTAGGCGCCCACGTAGAACGGGCGGTCGAAGCCGGGCGCGGCGTACGTCGCCTCGCCACCCGCGGGCACGGTGGCGGCGCGCGCGGGGTGCGGGAGCGCGAGAACGGCGGTGGCGAGGGGAAGCGCGAACGCGAGAACGCGTCCGCTCCCACGGGGGGCGGAGATCGTCATGGATCACCTCTTCGGCGGCTCGACCGGCGTGGACGGGCGGAATGCCCGTCTTTAGCCTCGGAACTTTGCGTCCCCGCCTTTCGGCGGGTTTGCCTTTGTCGGAGGTGCGCCCGGCTATCCTGAAGAGGTCCGGGCACACGTCGCGGGAAGGATCCCGCGCAACGCACCAAATCTAATCAACACAATAGGTTAGGTCAATACTTCCCCGGATCTGCGACACCCGCCTGTAGCAGTCCATCTTCATGGAGACGCGAAGCGGAGTTAGCTTTCGCGCGTCCGAATTCCCTCGCGCGGCATTCCCGCCCGGCGATTCCGCAGTCCGGAAAGAAAGAGAGCCACCCACCATGATCCGCCTTCGCACCAGCCTCGCCGTCGCCGCCGCGCTCGCCATCGCCGCGCCCGCCGCGGCGCAGGCGCGCACGCCCCTGCAGATCCTGCACGCCGTGTCGGCCCGCGCGAAGGCGCGCTCCGCGGGGGTGCAGAATTACACGTTGACCCTGAAGACGATGGGGCAGAGCGTGGTGAGCTACGTCTCGCGCGACGAGTCGGGCGCCTTCCGCGCGCAGTCCGGCGGCGTGGGCCAGATGGGCAGCTCCGCGGCGGAGATGACCGGATGGGCCGACGAGCTGCTGCTCATGATGGAGACGCTTCCCGAGGGCGAGGAAGAGATGCCCGAGTCGATGGGCACGCTCACCTACGACGGCGTGTCGGGAACCTCGGGCGCGCCGTCGCACGTGGTGACGATGAGCTTTGCCCCCGAGGACGCGCCGGACGCGGGCAGGATGGTGCCGCGGCGGTTGAGCCTGCACTTCGACACCACCACCCTGCTGACGCGGCGCCTGGAGATCGAGACGGTTTCCGGCGGCGCCCCCGGCAGCATGGTGATGCAGTTCGGCGACTGGCGCCCGGTGAAGGGGATGCAGCTGCCGTATCGCCGCCACCTGGAGATCCGCGGGATCCGCGCCGAGGTGCTGGGGCCGGACAGCGCCACGGCCACGCAGACGATCGCGCAGGGCCGCGCCGTGCTGGCCGGCCTTTCCGGCGAGGAGCGCGAGAGCATGCGGCAGATGCTGGAGGTGATGGAGGGGCTGGTGAAGCGCGACGAGATGATCCTGGACGAGATCGTCACCTCGGTGGCGGTGAACCAGGGCCCGCCCGCCGGCGTCACCCTCTCGCCCTTCGGCGGCAACGACAACTGACGCCGGACCGGCCGATCACCCGTGCGTTCCCGACGCACGGAGAGAGACGTCATCCTGAGTCGAACACCGCGCTGCGCGCGACCACGGAGGATGAAAGGACAGTGGTCGTGAGCGCTGATGCCACAGAATGAGCGGATCAGCCTCGCGCAGTCTGCGAGGCTTCCCGTAGTTGTTGCTGCGACTTCAGTCGCCGGTGGGGGGCCAGGCCGCGAACTTTCTATTCAGGCCGGCCACACTGTCGTTCCCCTTCGCACGAACGGTTGCAGGCCGGAGGATCTGTGGGCGAGGCTCGCACGTGCGCCGCGGATCCGTGGCCGGACACCTCGCCGGGAGTCGGGACGACGGAGAGAGGGCGATGACGAGAGGGCGCCGGGGAGCGAATCCCCGGCGCCCTCTCGCGCGTCCGTCACCGCCGTCCGCTCACATCAGCGGGGGCTGCGACGGAAGGCCGCCCTGCCCCGTCCCCGGCTCCTCGCCGCGGAAGGGCCGCTGCTCCCCGGCGCGGGGCTCCAGGTCCACCTCCGCCTGGATGTCGCCGTCGCCCTGGGGCTGGGCGGTGCGCGGATACTCGGGGGCCTCGGTGTAGCCGGCGGCCTGCCCGCGCGACTCCAGCTCGACCTCCACCTCCATCGGCCCGGCGGACGGCTGCGTCCCCATCGCCGGCTGCGTGCGCGGCGGGGCGGACGGGCGATACGCCGGCCGCTCCTCCAGCTCCACCTCCACGTCCATCTCCTGCTCCCGCTCGCCGCGGTTGTGCAGGATGCGCGCGACCAGCCCGCTGATGGCCACCGCCGCGCTCACCGCCACGGCGCCGGCCAGCGGGCTCATCTCCGGCGCGTGCAGCCCGCGGCGGGGACGGCTGTAGCCGCGCTCGGGCGCCGCCTCGAGATCGACCTCCACCTCCACCGGCCGGCCGTACGAGGGCGGGCGGCCGGTGTACTGGTAGTGGTGCTCGCGCTCGCGCTCCGCCTGCGACCGGGGCGGGGCCGGAGCCGGGCGGGGCCGCGACCGCGCCGTCTCGCGCCGCATGGCCGCCTGCGAGTCCACCACGCCGCTGGCGGTGTAGTGCCCGGAGTAGTCGTCCACCACGCTGGCGCCGCCGCGGGGCTCCAGGTCCACCTCCACCCGCATGTCCCCCTCGTCGCCGCCGCTGCCGCCCAGGTACTTCTTCGCCAGCCCGCCCACGATCCCCGCCACCCCCGCGGCGATGAGGCCGGCGATGGGCTTGCTGATCCCGCCGCCCTCCTCCTCCAGCCCCAGCGCCTCGAAGTCCTGGAAGTCGTCGCCCTCGTCGTTGAAGTTCCAGTCCTCGTCCCATTCGGCGTCCAGGTCCACCTCGCCGATGGACTCGGGCGCGTCCAGGTCCTCCGTGCCGAGCGCGTCCACGTCCCAGACCTCCTCGCCGTAGACGGCGGCGCGCAGGTCGCGGATCTCCTCCTCCTGCCGCGCCACCACCTGCATCAGCTCGCGCGACCGGTCCTCCCACTCGCGTGAGCCGCCGCCGCGGCCGTTCCCGGCGCCGGTGGCGATGGGCTCAAGGCCAATTCCTTCCAGCAGCGCGCGGGGGATCTTCACGTGCTCGCGGTCCTCGTCCTCGTCGCGATTCTTCCCGCCGCCGGTGAGGAGACCCAGCACCAGCCCCGCGCCGAACACGCCGCCCGCGAAGGCCCACGGGCGCTCGCGCACGGGCGAGGTGAAGTCCAGCCTGTCGTTGATCTCTTCCTTCTTCCGGAGCAGCGCGCCCTCGATCTGGTCGATGGTCTGCGACATCCGCTCGCGGGTGCGCTCGATCTCGCCGCGCACCTGGTGCGGATCGTCGGGCGTGACCTGCGCGCCGATGGTGCCCAGCGGCGCGGCGTGCGTGTGCTCGGGAATCAGGTGCTCGGGATCGGTCTCGGGAACGCGGTTCATTCCCGGACCCCCCGGAAGCGTCCGGTCGTCGTCGTTGCGGTAGTCAGCCATGTGCGGTTCTCCTTAGCGAAGCAGCCGGCCGATGACGAACCCCGCGACGCCGGCCAGCAGCAGCGTCTGGAGCGGCTTCTCGCGCACCCGTCCCTCGAAGCTCCCCGCCGCGCTCTGCACGCCGCCGCGGGCCGTGTCCACGTAACCGCGGGCGCCGGCCAGCGGCCCCTCCCCGGTGTCCAGCAGCCCGGCCACGCGGTTGCGCACCGCGTCCGCGCCCCGGCTGGCGCCGTCGCGCACCGACCCGGCCAGCCCGCTCACCCGGTCGGCCACGCTCCCCGCCGCGCCGCTCACCGTGTCGCCCACCGACGAGGCCGCGCCGCCCACCGTGCCCGCCACGCTCGACGCGGCGCCGCTTACCGCCCCGCCGACCGCCGCGGCGGCGCCGGAGACGGCGTCCTTGGCATGCTCCACCACGCCGCCATGCACGTTGGCGCGCTCGCGGGCGGCATTCATGGCGTGCACGTCCTCGACCTCGCCGGCGCCCACGCCCATGCGCTGCAGCACCCCGGCCACCCACGCGTAGTGCCGCTCCTCGTCCAGCGCGGCGCCGTCGATGGCGCGCTTCACGTCGGGGGGCCAGAGCATGGCCTTGCTGGCGTAGCCGTCGTACTTGGTGCGCACCTGCAGCTCGTTGGTGCGGAACGACATCAGCAGCCCCTTGTCGCCGGCCAGCCCGCCCAGGCTCTGCAGCGCGGTCTTGAA belongs to Longimicrobium sp. and includes:
- a CDS encoding ferritin-like domain-containing protein is translated as MDTQLTGMGGTHAPALQEVLDGLNDLLQLDHDAVAAYDVAIAKLEDRDHADQIAGFRRDHERHIRELNEVVARLGGTPANHPHATGPFKTALQSLGGLAGDKGLLMSFRTNELQVRTKYDGYASKAMLWPPDVKRAIDGAALDEERHYAWVAGVLQRMGVGAGEVEDVHAMNAARERANVHGGVVEHAKDAVSGAAAAVGGAVSGAASSVAGTVGGAASSVGDTVSGAAGSVADRVSGLAGSVRDGASRGADAVRNRVAGLLDTGEGPLAGARGYVDTARGGVQSAAGSFEGRVREKPLQTLLLAGVAGFVIGRLLR
- a CDS encoding glycoside hydrolase family 26 protein; this encodes MTISAPRGSGRVLAFALPLATAVLALPHPARAATVPAGGEATYAAPGFDRPFYVGAYLGESATRTGRVEQGIDAFGRLTGKRPAFVKLFQTLDGDYSRGGWAGQLVRQVSGAGSTPYLALDLKWSGAPGRGILAAIAAGRADRQIAAMARGLAGAGTVLIEPGWEMNGRWSYAWQPAANGDAAAPAAYRAAFRRIVEIFRRQGARNVKWVFAPNVGNPLTNAATGPGHWNWYGNYYPGNDVVDYLGPHGYNGPSVWGGAWQGFDQVFDDADADNMLGDLERRFPGKPIIIGEFATQEARGYDKGRWIEQAFQAMRRHHSVIGAIWFNTRKEADWRIESSANSVQAFRAVMGDRNVRTSFAG